Sequence from the Bacillus mesophilus genome:
ACAGCAGAAGCATCCGTTGCAATAAAGTCAGCATTTCCACCTAACAATGCTGCAATCGCTTCTCCTCCACCGTCATAAGAAACATATTTTACTTGCTTAGGATCAACACCAAACTTAAATGATGGTAGGATTGCAACTAAGTGGTCCATTGATCCTGGTGAACTTCCACCAGCAGCTGTAATTTTAGTCGGGTCATTTTTAATAGCTTCTAATAAAGAGTTTAGATCAGTAAAAGGTGAATCAGCATTTACAACGATTGCACCGTAATCCTTTGTCAATTGAGCTAACGGAGTTGTATCTTGATAACCGAATGGGCTATTTCCTTCTTTTTTCGAATGATTGATTAAAATCGGTGGTGAGCTTACAAAAAGCTTGTAAGGATTTTTAGTATCCTGTGTTGCATATTCTGCTAAGAATACTGCTCCACCGCCACCTGGCTTATTTTCAACGGTAATATTTTGATCTACTAATTTAGTTTCTCCTACTACCTTAGCAATAGCACGTGCAGTTAAATCCCAACCACCACCTGCGCCTGATGGAGCAACGATCGTAATGGGCTTTTCAGGATATTTAGATGAAGTTTCAGCTTCACCAGCTGTTTCTTGGTTTGTTCCTCCACAGGCAGCTAAACTAAAAACTAGTAAACTAATAAATAAAACAGATAATAATTTTTTCACGTAAATTCCCCCTTGTTCTATCTTTTTTAGTTAAAGAAAAAAGACAGCGTGTAAGCGCTGTCTTAAAATTATCAGAACATTAACTATTTTTATAGTTTTAGGTCATAAGTTCAAAAAAAGTTATAAGATCTATTTTGTTCATAAAGTTCACAGCAAAAAGTACCTTCGCTCCGGTCGCCCCACATTTCCGTAGATTAATTGAGCATGAATCTTCTTTTGCAATATTAGATATTCCAAATACCTTCTTGCAGTTGATCGACTTACACCTGATCTTTTACTTAATTCCTCAGCAGTGATCCCTTCATTACCCGTTAACCTGATACTTTCTAGCAGTTTTTCTAAGGTTAGTGGATCGATTCCTTTTGGTACTTCTTCTTCCTGCTGCAGCTTCGTAGAGCTATTCCATAACCCCTCAATTTGCTCTTGAGTTAATGTTGAATTCTGAGAGAGTTGTATGGCTTTTAACCGATAATTTTCTAAGCTATTTTTAAATCGGTCGAAGGTTAATGGTTTAACGATATAATCTACCACACCACCATGAAGAGCCTGACGAACAACTTCCACCTCAGAGGCTGCCGTAATCATGATAATATCTATATGACCAAATTGCTGTCTAATCATTTTTACTAAGTCAATCCCTAACATGTCTGGCAAGTATACGTCGAGTAAAACTAATTGGGGTTGAACGGTTTCTAACCAATCCTTTGCTTGTTCGCCTGTCGTTGCAGTCCCAATCACTTTAAATCCATCTACTTTCTCTGTAAACCTCCGATGAATTTCAGCAATTCTTAAATCATCCTCCACGATTAGCACTTCAATGGCTTGTTCCATGTAGACCTCCCCCTCCACTCTTAGGAATAGACACAATAAATAAGGCACCTCCAAGATCACCTTTTTCTATTGTTATGTACCCACCTAATTCTTCTGTTAACTCAAGCACTTTGGCTAAGCCAAAACCTCGATTTGGACCATCTTTAGTTGTAAACCCTTTATTGAAGATCTGTTCATGGATATCCCCTGTAATTCCGTCTCCATTATCCTCCACTTCAATCACTAGTTCATCCCCACTGTCTGAGACCAAAAACTGAACCTTTTTACCTTGTTTACCATTGTGCTCAACAGCCTCAAATGCATTTGTAATCAAATTGCCTACAATTGAAACAAAGTAACTATTATCCAGTATCCCTTTTAAATCCTGAAGTTGACTGGAAGAATCAATGATAAACTCAATCTTCAACTCTTTTGCCCTATTGTAAAATCCTAATAAGAGCCCTGCTAATAGCGGATCTCGAATTTTTTTCATAATTAGCTTAACTAGTTCTTGATGTCCTGCTGCTTCCCTATGGATTAACTCAAGAGCTTCATCATAAGATTCTAATTGGATAAGCCCAGATAAAGTATATAAAAGATTATTGTACTCGTGTGTTTGAGCACGAAGCGCTTCGGTGTATTGCTTTACCTGAGATAACTCTTCAGTTAACTGATCAATCTCTGATTTCAACCTAAAACTTGATACGACTCCGATTACATCCTTTCCTACTTTAACGGGCAGTCGATTAGCAATTACTGTTTTTCTTCCGATTTGAAGCTGCCGATCTAGCTGCTCTTCGCCGGTTTCAACGACCTCAAGCATGGTTGAATGTGGTATTACCGATAATATAGATTTCCCAATAACAGTTTGGTTTTTCTCTAGAGAAAGAATATCATAGGCTGCCTGATTAGCAAGAATAATCTTACCGATTCTGTCAACCACTATAATCCCTTCTCTAACAGATTCTATAACTGCATTTCGCTCTTTGTAGAGGGATGCAATTTCTACTGGTTCTAGACCAAATAATAATTTCTTGATGCTTTTCGAAAGATAGATAGAGCCTAGTATTCCTATAACTAGTCCTATAACAGCAATAGGAATGATTGGACTCCCATAATCAGTGGAAAGCTGTGCAATATCTTCTAGCAAGAAACCGACAGATACTATTCCAATAATTGCACCTTCATCATTATATATAGGGACCTTTCCCCTTAATGCAGGCCCGAGTGTACCTGTTGCTTTAGACGTATATGACTCTCCGTTTACAAGGGCTCGATCATTATCCCCCCCAACCATTTTCTTTCCTAGTCTTTCAGGTACCGGGTGAGAGTAACGAATGCCTTCTTTATTCCCAATAACGATATACTCCGCATCGGTTTCTAATCGAATTCTTTCAGCGATTGGCTGAATAATCTCCCAAGGGCGTTCAGTATCAAAAGCTCGGATAATCTCAGGAGTCTCTGCGACTGTACTCGCGATATGTAACGCTCTCTTCTCCAGCTGATTTTCTATTGTATTAGACAACGTATAATAAAATAAAATACTGGTTTGCAATACAATAATCAACGTAAGAAAGACGATAAACACCATAATTCTCTGCTGTAAATTAATATTTCTAAACGTAAGCATACTGTCTCAATTCCCTCTAATGGAGCGCATTTTTGAATACGATCATTATAATCGTAATCGTAAGTTTTATTTTTAAACTTGAATTACTATTTATTCTATTAAGTTTAGTAATTTAAGGCTCTATTTATAGTAAGCAGAAATAGGGTCAAACTACTTAATGCTATAAAAGTAAAAGTAATTCGTTTCCTTTTCAAATCCAATCTTTTCATATAAAGCTTGAGCCTTCACATTATCAAAACCTGTCTCTAAAGAAATTCCTTTTGCATTTACCTCTTTTCCAAATTGAATGGCTGTATCTATTAATGCATTTCCTACCCCTAAACGACGAGCATCTTCAACCACATATAAATCGTTTAAGACTAAAGTACGTCTCATTCCTACA
This genomic interval carries:
- a CDS encoding GNAT family N-acetyltransferase translates to MNIVKVTLNELNEAAELFDLYRRFYGQETDIDGAKRFLKDRIENNESTIFLCVHEGKAVGFTQLYPMFSSVGMRRTLVLNDLYVVEDARRLGVGNALIDTAIQFGKEVNAKGISLETGFDNVKAQALYEKIGFEKETNYFYFYSIK
- a CDS encoding ATP-binding protein — encoded protein: MLTFRNINLQQRIMVFIVFLTLIIVLQTSILFYYTLSNTIENQLEKRALHIASTVAETPEIIRAFDTERPWEIIQPIAERIRLETDAEYIVIGNKEGIRYSHPVPERLGKKMVGGDNDRALVNGESYTSKATGTLGPALRGKVPIYNDEGAIIGIVSVGFLLEDIAQLSTDYGSPIIPIAVIGLVIGILGSIYLSKSIKKLLFGLEPVEIASLYKERNAVIESVREGIIVVDRIGKIILANQAAYDILSLEKNQTVIGKSILSVIPHSTMLEVVETGEEQLDRQLQIGRKTVIANRLPVKVGKDVIGVVSSFRLKSEIDQLTEELSQVKQYTEALRAQTHEYNNLLYTLSGLIQLESYDEALELIHREAAGHQELVKLIMKKIRDPLLAGLLLGFYNRAKELKIEFIIDSSSQLQDLKGILDNSYFVSIVGNLITNAFEAVEHNGKQGKKVQFLVSDSGDELVIEVEDNGDGITGDIHEQIFNKGFTTKDGPNRGFGLAKVLELTEELGGYITIEKGDLGGALFIVSIPKSGGGGLHGTSH
- a CDS encoding response regulator — protein: MEQAIEVLIVEDDLRIAEIHRRFTEKVDGFKVIGTATTGEQAKDWLETVQPQLVLLDVYLPDMLGIDLVKMIRQQFGHIDIIMITAASEVEVVRQALHGGVVDYIVKPLTFDRFKNSLENYRLKAIQLSQNSTLTQEQIEGLWNSSTKLQQEEEVPKGIDPLTLEKLLESIRLTGNEGITAEELSKRSGVSRSTARRYLEYLILQKKIHAQLIYGNVGRPERRYFLL
- a CDS encoding tripartite tricarboxylate transporter substrate binding protein, coding for MYVKKLLSVLFISLLVFSLAACGGTNQETAGEAETSSKYPEKPITIVAPSGAGGGWDLTARAIAKVVGETKLVDQNITVENKPGGGGAVFLAEYATQDTKNPYKLFVSSPPILINHSKKEGNSPFGYQDTTPLAQLTKDYGAIVVNADSPFTDLNSLLEAIKNDPTKITAAGGSSPGSMDHLVAILPSFKFGVDPKQVKYVSYDGGGEAIAALLGGNADFIATDASAVGEYVKAGKVRVLAVSSTERLSGDLADVPTFKEAGVDADFTIWRGLFGPKEMSEAELAFWQGKLDELSTNETWLQELQANGWESEYKNAADFKVFLEKQDEVITELLTALDMQK